In Sphingobacterium sp. PCS056, the following proteins share a genomic window:
- a CDS encoding low molecular weight phosphatase family protein translates to MNAKLVNTISDIIKLEINQERKTILQPLVDYIQGKVTNGLDININFICTHNSRRSHLSQVWAQIASAHYKIPGVICYSGGTEDTAMFPKVAQTFAHQGIEVMTISEGSNPVYALKYDQNALPIIGFSKKYDSSFNPKSNFAAIMTCSQADGGCPFIVGAEKRIPITFEDPKISDNTEQQDEVYSSRSLEIASEMFYVFSQIK, encoded by the coding sequence ATGAACGCAAAACTAGTAAATACAATTTCTGATATTATAAAATTAGAAATCAATCAAGAGCGCAAAACTATATTGCAACCCTTAGTTGACTATATACAAGGTAAAGTGACCAATGGCTTAGATATCAATATCAATTTCATCTGTACTCACAATTCAAGACGAAGTCACCTATCTCAAGTATGGGCGCAAATAGCTTCTGCACATTACAAAATACCTGGAGTAATATGTTATTCAGGTGGTACCGAAGATACTGCAATGTTTCCTAAAGTTGCACAAACCTTTGCCCATCAGGGAATCGAAGTTATGACCATCTCCGAGGGATCAAATCCGGTATATGCATTAAAATATGACCAAAATGCATTGCCGATCATTGGTTTTTCTAAAAAGTACGATTCATCGTTCAATCCTAAATCAAATTTTGCGGCTATTATGACCTGTTCACAGGCAGATGGAGGATGTCCTTTTATCGTTGGAGCAGAAAAACGTATACCGATTACTTTCGAAGATCCAAAAATTTCTGACAATACTGAACAGCAGGATGAAGTCTATAGCAGCAGAAGTTTAGAGATCGCTTCCGAGATGTTTTATGTCTTTTCACAGATTAAATAA
- a CDS encoding ArsO family NAD(P)H-dependent flavin-containing monooxygenase, with the protein MKNYDVIVIGGGQSALACGYFLRRTELHYTLLDDQEQSGGAWLHAWDSLTLFSPSQFSSLPGWLMPESAERFPSRSETIEYLGAYEKKYMIPVKRSTKVIAVNKMDKGFNLQTSDGEYHAKVVISATGTWSAPFVPIVEGQKLFQGAQIHSSVYQKPDIFKDKKVLIIGGGNSGAQLLAEISKVAQTEWSTLENPTFLPDDVDGRVLFDTATTMYHAQKEGKPVDPTLYNLSSIVMVPSVVEARKRNVLHSKGRINSIFSTGVQWESGETEKFDAIVWCTGFRYATQHLENLGITDPNGRIETIGTRVDAVSGLWLVGYGNWTGFASATLIGVGRSAKNTVNEIKEYLASKK; encoded by the coding sequence ATGAAGAATTATGATGTAATAGTGATTGGTGGAGGACAAAGTGCCCTAGCCTGTGGATACTTTTTACGACGGACAGAGCTCCATTACACCCTTCTCGATGACCAAGAACAGTCAGGTGGCGCATGGCTTCATGCCTGGGACTCTTTGACATTGTTTTCTCCTTCACAGTTCAGTTCTTTACCTGGCTGGTTAATGCCTGAATCTGCAGAAAGATTCCCTTCAAGATCCGAAACCATAGAATACTTGGGTGCATATGAAAAAAAATATATGATACCGGTTAAAAGGTCAACAAAAGTTATAGCAGTAAATAAAATGGACAAAGGTTTTAACTTACAGACATCAGATGGTGAATATCACGCCAAGGTTGTGATTTCAGCAACAGGAACCTGGTCAGCTCCCTTTGTTCCAATAGTAGAAGGACAGAAATTGTTTCAGGGTGCTCAAATTCATTCTAGTGTTTACCAAAAACCTGATATTTTTAAAGATAAAAAAGTATTAATAATAGGCGGTGGTAATTCTGGAGCACAACTACTTGCCGAAATATCCAAAGTAGCACAAACTGAATGGTCTACACTTGAAAATCCTACTTTTCTTCCTGATGATGTAGACGGACGTGTTTTATTTGATACTGCAACTACAATGTATCATGCGCAAAAAGAAGGAAAACCAGTTGACCCAACCTTATATAATCTATCCAGTATTGTCATGGTACCATCAGTCGTCGAGGCAAGGAAAAGAAATGTTCTACATAGCAAAGGTCGTATAAATTCTATTTTCAGTACTGGTGTACAATGGGAATCAGGGGAAACAGAAAAATTTGATGCTATAGTTTGGTGTACCGGTTTTAGGTACGCTACTCAGCATCTTGAAAACTTAGGTATTACAGATCCTAATGGAAGAATTGAAACCATAGGAACTAGAGTAGATGCTGTCTCTGGACTTTGGTTAGTTGGATATGGAAATTGGACCGGCTTTGCATCTGCTACACTTATCGGCGTAGGCAGATCAGCAAAGAATACAGTAAATGAAATCAAGGAATACTTAGCTAGTAAAAAGTGA
- the arsB gene encoding ACR3 family arsenite efflux transporter, which yields MEVKMKFLDRYLTLWIFLAMGVGVLIGNIFPGISDVMDKLSIGATNIPLAIGLIIMMYPPLAKVNYNLLPLAFKDKKVLSLSLVLNWFVGPILMFILAVIFLRDEPDYMVGLILIGLARCIAMVIVWNDLAKGNREYAALLIALNSIFQILFYSIFVWLFINVLPSYFGFAEYAISIEMSEVIKSVLIYLGIPFFAGFLSHKYLSKIKGENWYNRKFIPFISPFTLYALLFTIVLMFSLKGEQIVQLPMQVVKVAVPLIIYFVLMFFISFFMNKSMHVDYDKNTAISFTATGNNFELAIAVAIAVFGIHSPQAFVGVIGPLIEVPVLILLVRASLWLKKKYYR from the coding sequence ATGGAAGTAAAAATGAAGTTTCTTGATCGGTATCTAACACTCTGGATCTTCCTTGCCATGGGAGTTGGAGTACTTATAGGAAATATATTCCCTGGTATTTCTGATGTAATGGATAAATTATCAATAGGCGCGACCAATATTCCATTGGCTATCGGATTAATAATCATGATGTATCCTCCACTCGCTAAAGTAAATTATAATTTATTGCCACTGGCATTCAAAGATAAAAAGGTACTGAGTTTATCTCTTGTCCTGAACTGGTTTGTGGGTCCTATCTTAATGTTTATCCTAGCAGTGATTTTTTTAAGAGATGAACCGGATTATATGGTTGGTTTAATTCTTATAGGACTTGCACGCTGTATTGCTATGGTGATCGTATGGAATGATTTGGCTAAAGGAAATAGAGAATATGCCGCACTTCTTATCGCGTTAAACAGTATTTTTCAAATACTGTTCTATAGTATATTTGTATGGCTATTTATCAATGTTTTACCATCCTATTTTGGCTTTGCAGAATATGCGATTTCAATAGAAATGAGCGAAGTCATAAAGAGTGTGCTCATCTATTTAGGGATTCCTTTTTTTGCAGGATTTTTAAGTCATAAGTATCTTTCAAAAATAAAAGGTGAAAATTGGTATAATCGCAAATTTATACCTTTTATTTCTCCATTCACTTTATATGCCCTATTATTTACAATTGTGTTGATGTTTAGCTTAAAAGGAGAACAGATCGTACAGCTACCTATGCAGGTGGTAAAAGTCGCCGTACCATTGATCATTTATTTTGTCTTGATGTTCTTTATCAGTTTCTTCATGAATAAATCTATGCATGTAGATTATGATAAGAATACGGCTATTTCATTTACAGCTACCGGAAATAATTTTGAGCTTGCTATTGCAGTTGCCATAGCAGTATTTGGAATACATTCTCCGCAAGCATTTGTGGGTGTTATAGGTCCATTGATTGAAGTACCAGTATTAATATTATTAGTCCGCGCCAGTCTTTGGCTAAAAAAGAAATACTACAGGTAA